In a single window of the Desulfovibrio sp. ZJ209 genome:
- the adhE gene encoding bifunctional acetaldehyde-CoA/alcohol dehydrogenase, with protein sequence MSKKTETAKAKAPAELTPREKLDAMVERVRAAQAKFAQYDQKQVDEIFQHAAAVATSKRIGLAKMAVAETGMGIVEDKVIKNHFASEYIYNKYKDSKTCGVIEDDPVSGYREIAAPLGLVAGIVPTTNPTSTAIFKALLALKTRNGIIFSPHPRAKKSTREAAMTILRAAVEAGAPEGIIDCIEEPTPELTQALMSHPHINLILATGGPGMVHAAYSSGTPAIGVGAGNTPVIIDATADIKMAVNSILLSKTFDNGMICASEQTVVAEAPVADAVREEFIRRGAFFADKEDAEKLAKTIFVNGALNSAIVGQSAERIAEMAGITVPEGTKVLMAERDEVRADDPFAHEKLSPVLGFYRRPDYAACLATAEELVELGGAGHTSVLYTRETNDARIRAFEDTMTTGRTLVNMPAAQGAIGDVYNFRVAPSLTLGCGSWGGNSVSENIGVKHLMNVKTVAARRENMLWFRVPSKIYFKLGALKPALEELSDRRRACIITDETMVKLGHVHKVQEVLENMGMDVRVFSGVLPDPDIDTARKALDMVNAFQPDLFIALGGGSPMDAAKIIWLLYEKPDIRFEDIALRFMDIRKRVVSFPELGKKALMVAIPTTSGTGSEVTPFAVITDNKTGVKYPVADYALTPDMAIVDPEFVMDLPPSLIANAGLDVLTHAIEAYTSTLATNFADGQAMEAIRLVFKYLRKSYEGGEDRLVPREKIHYAATMAGMAFANAFLGICHSLAHTLGSYFHLPHGLANAIMLSYVIEYNATDTPTKQGMLPQYKYPWVKGRYARIADMLHLADDVEGDGPEARAEKTARLVRAIEQLKRDLKIPKSLRDAGIAEADFLAKLDEMSEHAFDDQCTVSNPRYPLISELKELYRKAYYGEPLKAELTKN encoded by the coding sequence ATGAGCAAGAAAACCGAAACGGCAAAGGCCAAGGCCCCGGCCGAGCTTACGCCCCGCGAAAAGCTCGACGCCATGGTGGAGCGCGTGCGCGCCGCCCAGGCCAAGTTCGCCCAGTATGACCAGAAGCAGGTGGACGAGATCTTCCAGCACGCGGCCGCGGTGGCGACCTCCAAGCGCATCGGGCTCGCCAAGATGGCCGTGGCCGAGACCGGCATGGGCATCGTGGAAGACAAGGTCATCAAGAACCACTTTGCTTCCGAATACATCTACAACAAGTACAAGGACAGCAAGACCTGCGGCGTCATCGAGGACGACCCGGTCTCCGGCTACCGCGAAATCGCGGCGCCGCTGGGGCTGGTGGCCGGCATCGTGCCCACCACCAACCCCACGTCCACGGCTATCTTCAAGGCCCTGCTGGCGCTGAAGACGCGCAACGGCATCATCTTTTCGCCGCACCCCCGCGCCAAAAAGAGCACCCGCGAGGCGGCCATGACCATCCTGCGCGCCGCCGTGGAGGCCGGGGCCCCCGAGGGCATCATCGACTGCATCGAGGAGCCCACGCCCGAGCTCACCCAGGCGCTCATGAGCCATCCGCACATCAACCTCATCCTCGCCACGGGCGGCCCGGGCATGGTGCACGCGGCCTACAGCTCCGGCACGCCGGCCATCGGCGTGGGCGCGGGCAACACCCCGGTCATCATCGACGCCACGGCCGACATCAAGATGGCGGTCAATTCCATCCTCCTCAGCAAGACCTTTGACAACGGCATGATCTGCGCCTCGGAGCAGACCGTGGTGGCCGAGGCCCCGGTGGCCGACGCCGTGCGCGAGGAATTCATCCGCCGCGGCGCCTTTTTCGCCGACAAGGAAGATGCCGAGAAGCTCGCGAAAACCATCTTCGTCAACGGCGCCCTCAACAGCGCCATCGTGGGCCAGTCGGCCGAGCGCATCGCCGAGATGGCGGGCATCACCGTGCCCGAGGGCACCAAGGTGCTCATGGCCGAGCGCGACGAAGTGCGCGCCGACGACCCCTTCGCGCATGAAAAGCTCTCGCCCGTGCTCGGCTTCTACCGCCGCCCGGACTACGCGGCCTGCCTCGCCACGGCCGAGGAGCTGGTGGAGCTGGGCGGCGCGGGGCATACCTCTGTGCTCTACACCCGCGAGACCAATGACGCCCGCATCCGCGCCTTCGAGGACACCATGACCACGGGCCGCACGCTCGTGAACATGCCGGCGGCCCAGGGCGCCATCGGCGATGTCTACAATTTCCGCGTGGCGCCTTCCCTCACCTTGGGCTGCGGCAGCTGGGGCGGCAATTCCGTGAGCGAAAACATCGGGGTGAAGCACCTCATGAATGTCAAGACCGTGGCCGCGCGCCGCGAAAACATGCTCTGGTTCCGCGTGCCCTCCAAGATCTACTTCAAGCTCGGGGCGCTCAAGCCGGCGCTGGAGGAGCTTTCCGACCGCCGCCGCGCCTGCATCATCACCGACGAGACCATGGTCAAGCTGGGGCACGTCCACAAGGTGCAGGAAGTGCTGGAAAACATGGGCATGGACGTGCGCGTGTTCTCGGGCGTGCTCCCAGACCCGGACATCGACACCGCGCGCAAGGCGCTCGACATGGTCAACGCCTTCCAGCCCGACCTCTTCATCGCCCTCGGCGGCGGCTCGCCCATGGACGCGGCCAAGATCATCTGGCTGCTCTACGAAAAGCCGGACATCCGCTTCGAGGACATCGCCCTGCGCTTCATGGACATCAGGAAGCGCGTGGTCTCCTTCCCCGAGCTCGGCAAGAAGGCGCTCATGGTGGCTATCCCCACCACTTCGGGCACGGGCTCGGAGGTCACGCCCTTCGCGGTCATCACGGACAACAAGACCGGCGTCAAGTACCCGGTGGCCGACTACGCGCTCACGCCGGACATGGCCATCGTGGACCCGGAATTCGTCATGGACCTCCCGCCCTCGCTCATCGCCAACGCGGGGCTGGACGTGCTGACCCACGCCATCGAGGCCTATACCTCGACGCTCGCGACCAACTTCGCGGACGGGCAGGCCATGGAGGCCATCCGCCTCGTCTTCAAGTACCTGCGCAAATCCTACGAGGGCGGGGAGGACAGGCTGGTGCCGCGCGAGAAGATCCACTACGCGGCCACCATGGCCGGCATGGCCTTCGCCAACGCCTTCCTTGGCATCTGCCATTCGCTGGCGCACACCCTGGGCTCGTATTTCCACCTGCCCCACGGCCTCGCCAACGCCATCATGCTGTCCTATGTCATCGAGTACAACGCCACGGACACGCCCACCAAGCAGGGCATGCTGCCGCAGTACAAGTACCCCTGGGTGAAGGGGCGCTACGCGCGCATCGCCGACATGCTGCACCTCGCCGACGACGTGGAGGGCGACGGCCCCGAGGCCCGCGCGGAAAAGACAGCGCGCCTCGTGCGGGCCATCGAGCAGCTCAAGCGCGACCTCAAGATCCCCAAGTCGCTGCGCGACGCGGGCATCGCCGAGGCCGACTTCCTCGCCAAGCTCGACGAGATGTCCGAGCATGCCTTCGACGACCAGTGCACGGTGTCGAACCCGCGCTATCCGCTCATTTCCGAGCTCAAGGAACTCTACCGCAAGGCCTATTACGGCGAACCGCTCAAGGCCGAGCTGACGAAAAACTAG
- a CDS encoding LL-diaminopimelate aminotransferase, with translation MTRVNPNFLKIQRNYLFADIARKVADYKDSHPDARVISLGIGDVTRPLVPAVVNALHEAVDDMGDAARFHGYGPEQGYAFLRDLIMEYDYKAHGVDIKPDEIFVSDGAKSDVGNFQELFAPDSVVAVTDPVYPVYVDSNVMAGRAGDWKDHHWSRIIYLPCTRENDFVPAYPETRPDIIYLCYPNNPTGTVLKRAQLQGWVDYAREHGCVILFDSAYEAYIQDADVPHSIFELEGARDVAVEFRSFSKTAGFTGLRCAYTVIPESLMVDDGKGGRVALNGFWNRRQCTKYNGCPYIVQKAAAAVYSENGRREVRDVIRGYQRNAALLREAVAGMGLPVFGGVNAPYIWVGVPKGMDSWGFFERLLNEAALVCTPGVGFGASGEGYVRLTAFGSPSDTEEAIARLTKLA, from the coding sequence ATGACCAGGGTGAACCCCAACTTCCTCAAGATCCAGCGCAACTACCTCTTCGCCGACATCGCGCGCAAGGTGGCCGACTACAAGGACAGCCATCCCGACGCCCGCGTCATCAGCCTCGGCATCGGCGACGTGACCCGGCCCCTCGTGCCCGCCGTCGTCAACGCCCTGCACGAGGCCGTGGACGACATGGGCGACGCCGCGCGCTTCCACGGCTACGGGCCCGAGCAGGGCTATGCCTTTTTGCGCGACCTCATCATGGAATACGACTACAAGGCGCATGGCGTGGACATCAAGCCGGACGAGATCTTCGTCAGCGACGGCGCCAAGTCCGACGTGGGCAATTTCCAGGAGCTTTTCGCGCCGGACAGCGTGGTGGCCGTGACCGACCCGGTCTACCCTGTCTATGTGGACTCCAACGTCATGGCCGGCCGCGCGGGCGACTGGAAGGACCACCACTGGAGCCGCATCATCTACCTGCCCTGCACGCGCGAGAACGACTTTGTACCCGCCTATCCCGAGACGCGGCCGGACATCATCTATCTCTGCTATCCCAACAACCCCACGGGCACGGTGCTCAAGCGCGCCCAGCTCCAGGGCTGGGTGGACTACGCGCGCGAGCACGGCTGCGTCATTCTCTTCGACTCGGCCTACGAGGCCTATATCCAGGACGCGGACGTGCCGCACAGCATCTTCGAGCTCGAGGGCGCGCGCGACGTGGCCGTGGAGTTCCGCAGCTTCTCCAAGACAGCCGGCTTCACGGGCCTGCGCTGCGCCTATACCGTCATCCCCGAAAGCCTCATGGTGGACGACGGCAAGGGCGGGCGCGTGGCGCTCAACGGCTTCTGGAACCGCCGCCAGTGCACCAAGTACAACGGCTGCCCCTACATCGTGCAGAAGGCCGCCGCCGCCGTGTACAGCGAGAACGGCCGGCGCGAGGTGCGCGACGTGATCAGGGGCTACCAGCGCAACGCGGCCCTCTTGCGCGAGGCCGTGGCCGGCATGGGGCTTCCCGTGTTCGGCGGCGTGAACGCGCCCTACATCTGGGTGGGCGTGCCCAAGGGCATGGATTCCTGGGGCTTTTTCGAGCGGCTGCTCAACGAGGCGGCGCTCGTCTGCACGCCGGGCGTGGGCTTCGGCGCCAGCGGCGAGGGCTATGTGCGCCTCACCGCCTTCGGCTCGCCCTCGGATACCGAAGAAGCCATCGCGCGCCTCACCAAGCTCGCCTGA
- the dapF gene encoding diaminopimelate epimerase, producing MAREVRFTKMQGIGNDYVYINGFEQEVANPGELAKQISDRHFGVGSDGLVLILPSATADLRMRMFNADGTEAEMCGNATRCVGKFAYDRGLIKKEIIRLETAAGEKIIRLKFEGGTVCGAKVDMGEPILVPSRIPVELAPVLSVDEEDRRCIAHPIQVDGRTYAVTAVSMGNPHAVVFMRGIDDLDLPALGPLFEHHHLFPKRTNTEFVEVLSTTRIRMRVWERGAGETLACGTGACAAAVACILNGYTGRSVDVELKGGVLHVDWDEANNHVYMSGPAVTVFDGVYYL from the coding sequence ATGGCCCGTGAAGTGCGGTTCACCAAGATGCAGGGCATCGGCAACGACTATGTTTATATCAATGGATTCGAGCAGGAAGTCGCCAATCCCGGCGAGCTTGCGAAGCAGATAAGCGACCGGCACTTCGGCGTGGGCTCGGACGGTCTCGTGCTCATCCTGCCCTCGGCCACTGCCGACCTTCGGATGCGCATGTTCAACGCCGACGGCACCGAGGCCGAAATGTGCGGCAACGCCACGCGCTGCGTGGGCAAGTTCGCCTATGACCGCGGCCTGATTAAAAAGGAAATCATCCGCCTCGAGACCGCGGCCGGCGAGAAGATCATCCGCCTCAAGTTCGAGGGCGGCACGGTCTGCGGCGCCAAGGTGGACATGGGCGAGCCCATCCTCGTGCCGAGCCGCATCCCGGTGGAGCTCGCGCCGGTGCTCAGCGTGGACGAGGAAGACCGCCGCTGCATCGCCCACCCCATCCAAGTGGATGGCCGCACCTACGCGGTGACGGCGGTCTCCATGGGCAACCCGCACGCCGTGGTCTTCATGCGCGGCATCGACGACCTCGACCTGCCGGCGCTGGGGCCGCTCTTCGAGCATCACCACCTCTTCCCCAAACGCACCAACACCGAATTTGTGGAAGTGCTCTCCACCACCAGGATCCGCATGCGCGTGTGGGAGCGCGGCGCCGGCGAAACGCTGGCCTGCGGCACCGGCGCCTGCGCGGCGGCCGTTGCCTGTATCCTCAACGGCTACACGGGCCGCTCCGTGGATGTGGAACTCAAGGGCGGCGTGCTCCATGTGGACTGGGACGAGGCCAACAACCATGTCTATATGTCCGGCCCGGCTGTGACGGTCTTTGACGGCGTGTATTATCTGTAA